A region from the Salvia splendens isolate huo1 chromosome 15, SspV2, whole genome shotgun sequence genome encodes:
- the LOC121766847 gene encoding uncharacterized protein LOC121766847, with amino-acid sequence MEDETRVELEKLQILVNQLIDGPRVDANNFELRIPLIQGVEQHHLTGRATEDANRHLLKFVEIANTLKLNGVDDDTIRVRLFPFSLIDSAKEWFECLPTEQVSTWKDIVAAFLDKYYPPDTILKLKTEIFQFMQGHDEPLYEAVARFKGILCGPSGANGGFLRKSGADAVAVIEEFATNSRGWSKERHNSRRVAAINETEESSFAKELAELGVRVDQMDTSRKEDPVPPTSGIAVTKPNTPSASTEDVNYVQQGGGPNRPYNNNYRPSQRAPLKKEEKYDQGIMKILKVLVQDRKTNDTKIGVVEAMLNNLEAEINIIVTVVTNIKNQMDQKIEVGSTTVTCSGVCPDAERNAAEQAEAPTKDGLVWHNGYVFPFQPKRKFKLEEQFKHFLNMFCKVHTNIPLVDSLQEIPRYAKLLREAVMKKKKLTKADLKLPHHCSAIIQKEKAVKQRDFDKFIIRCSIGQGKVDKALCDLGASIHIMPLKYYENLNIRPLKTSDVIIRLADNTAIKTMGMIEDVLVNVDDFIFPTDFIILDMKVDKNVPLILGRDFLAICKALIDVGRGEITTSDNYSRSTYKIDSAMLKYEEAQQAKMEPECRVVMMIDHGKPKLTKAPSQEKQKKKKKKAQPQANPEIYVIKTSKGKYKWWKKLSTKLVPFAVFSTRVVDPHT; translated from the exons ATGGAAGACGAGACAAGAGTTGAGTTGGAGAAGCTACAAATCTTGGTGAACCAGTTGATTGAT GGCCCTCGTGTTGATGCTAACAATTTTGAACTACGAATACCCCTTATACAAGGGGTTGAGCAGCATCATTTAACAGGTAGGGCCACAGAAGATGCAAACCGCCACCTCTTGAAGTTCGTGGAGATTGCGAACACCTTGAAGTTGAATGGTGTCGACGACGACACCATTAGGGTAAGACTTTTTCCATTCTCATTAATTGATTCTGctaaagagtggtttgagtgtCTACCTACAGAACAAGTCTCCACATGGAAGGATATAGTGGCAGCCTTCCTCGACAAATACTACCCGCCAGACACCATCTTGAAGTTGAAGACTGAAATCTTCCAATTCATGCAAGGCCACGACGAGCCCCTCTACGAGGCTGTTGCTCGCTTCAAAGGCATCCTCTGTGGACCATCAG GGGCTAACGGAGGATTCTTGCGGAAAAGTGGAGCGGATGCCGTGGCGGTGATAGAGGAGTTCGCCACCAACAGCAGGGGGTGGTCGAAGGAAAGACACAACTCACGAAGGGTAGCAGCCATCAACGAGACCGAAGAGAGCTCCTTCGCAAAGGAATTGGCCGAGCTTGGAGTGCGGGTTGACCAAATGGACACATCAAGAAAAGAGGATCCAGTCCCACCGACCTCCGGCATCGCTGTCACCAAACCCAACACTCCTTCCGCTTCTACTGAGGATGTCAACTATGTGCAACAAGGAGGCGGTCCCAATAGGCCCTACAATAACAATTATCGCCCTAGCCAGAGGgcg CCCTTAAAGAAGGAGGAGAAGTACGACCAAGGGATCATGAAGATATTGAAAGTGCTAGTGCAAGATAGAAAGACTAATGACACCAAGATTGGAGTCGTTGAAGCAATGTTAAACAACCTCGAGGCTGAAATCAACATTATTGTCACCGTCGTCACCAACATAAAGAATCAAATGGACCAA AAAATAGAGGTAGGCAGCACCACCGTGACGTGTTCTGGAGTCTGCCCCGATGCCGAGCGGAACGCTGCTGAACAGGCAGAAGCACCCACCAAGGATGGTCTCGTGTGGCACAATGGGTATGTATTCCCTTTCCAGCCAAAGAGGAAGTTTAAGCTTGAAGAGCAGTTCAAGCATTTCTTAAATATGTTTTGTAAAGTTCATACTAACATCCCTCTCGTCGACTCGTTGCAGGAAATTCCTAGGTACGCTAAGCTACTAAGGGAGGccgtgatgaagaagaagaagcttaCCAAAGCCGATCTCAAGTTGCCTCATCACTGCAGCGCGATAATTCAAAAGGAGAAGGCCGTGAAGCAAAGAGATTTCGACAAGTTCATCATTAGGTGCTCAATTGGGCAAGGAAAGGTGGACAAGGCTCTCTGCGATCTAGGAGCAAGCATACACATCATGCCATTGAAGTACTATGAAAATCTCAACATCAGACCACTCAAAACTTCAGATGTGATTATAAGGTTGGCCGATAACACCGCAATCAAGACAATGGGCATGATCGAGGATGTGTTGGTAAATGTAGACGATTTCATTTTCCCTACCGACTTCATTATTCTTGATATGAAAGTAGATAAAAATGTACCTCTAATCTTAGGCAGAGATTTTCTAGCCATATGCAAAGCTCTCATTGATGTAGGTAGGGGCGAGATCACAACTAGTGACAACTATAGCAGATCCACCTACAAGATTGATAGCGCTATGCTTAAGTATGAAGAGGCGCAACAAGCTAAGATGGAGCCTGAATGCAGGGTGGTCATGATGATTGACCAC ggcaagccTAAGCTTACTAAGGCTCCTTCGcaggaaaaacaaaagaaaaagaagaagaaggctcAACCTCAAGCCAACCCTGAAATATACGTGATCAAGACCTCGAAAGGGAAATACAAGTGGTGGAAAAAGTTGAGCACAAAATTGGTCCCATTCGCGGTGTTCAGCACAAGGGTCGTCGATCCACACACCTAG